In Callospermophilus lateralis isolate mCalLat2 chromosome 4, mCalLat2.hap1, whole genome shotgun sequence, one genomic interval encodes:
- the LOC143398377 gene encoding uncharacterized protein LOC143398377 — protein sequence MLVVLLTVALLALSPARSSNEEVSYEGPSTLSTEVEDPSQSSEQVPHKPPPGGRPPRPPADGGDDNEDEDEGDDSEQGPPEGGNQQQPGHPPRPGQQQGPPQQGRQQQQQQQGRPPRPGQQQGPPQQGGQQQGPPQQGGQQQQGRPPRPGQQQGPPQQGRQQQQQQQGRPPRPGQQQGPPQQGRQQQQQQQGRPPRPGQQQGPPQQGGQQQGPPQQGGQQQGPPQQGGQQQGPPQQGGQQQGPPQQGGQQQPQQQQGRPPRPGQQQGPPQQGGQQQQQQGRPPRPGQQQGPPQSEESD from the exons ATGCTGGTGGTCCTGCTCACAGTGGCCTTGCTGGCCCTGAGCCCAGCAAGGAGCTCAAATGAAG AGGTCAGCTATGAAGGCCCTTCCACCCTATCAACAG AGGTTGAGGACCCAAGCCAGAGCTCCGAACAAGTCCCTCATAAACCACCTCCTGGAGGACGCCCACCCAGACCCCCTGCTGATGGTGGAGATGACAATGAAGATGAAGATGAAGGTGATGACTCAGAGCAGGGACCACCAGAAGGAGGCAATCAGCAGCAGCCAGGTCATCCCCCTCGTCCTGGACAGCAGCAGGGACCCCCCCAGCAAGGacgccagcagcagcagcagcagcaaggtCGCCCTCCTCGTCCTGGACAGCAGCAGGGACCCCCTCAGCAAGGAGGCCAGCAGCAGGGACCCCCCCAGCAAGGAGGCCAGCAGCAGCAAGGTCGCCCTCCTCGTCCTGGACAGCAGCAGGGACCCCCACAGCAAGGacgccagcagcagcagcagcagcaaggtCGCCCTCCTCGTCCTGGACAGCAGCAGGGACCCCCACAGCAAGGacgccagcagcagcagcagcagcaaggtCGCCCTCCTCGCCCTGGACAGCAGCAGGGACCCCCTCAGCAAGGAGGCCAGCAGCAGGGACCCCCCCAGCAAGGAGGCCAGCAGCAGGGACCCCCCCAGCAAGGAGGCCAGCAGCAGGGACCCCCCCAGCAAGGAGGCCAGCAGCAGGGACCCCCCCAGCAAGGAGGCCAGCAGCAGCCGCAGCAGCAGCAAGGTCGCCCTCCTCGTCCTGGACAGCAGCAGGGACCCCCTCAGCAAGGAGgccagcaacagcagcagcaaggTCGCCCTCCTCGTCCTGGACAGCAGCAGGGACCCCCCCAATCAGAAG aGAGTGACTAA